One Vibrio gazogenes genomic region harbors:
- the glpA gene encoding anaerobic glycerol-3-phosphate dehydrogenase subunit A yields MVVARRLETDVVIIGGGATGTGIVRDCALRGIDCILLERDDIASGTTGRNHGLLHSGARYAVTDPESAKECIQENRILRRIAKHCVEPTNGLFVTLPEDDLAYQDTFIKACGVAGIETTRLSAKEALVLEPHVNPQLLGAVKVPDGTLDPFRLCSANILDAKEHGARVLNRTWVQGLIRQGDTVLGVRAWRSDTREHLEIYAKEVINAAGIWGQNICEYADLKIRMFPAKGSLLILDYRINNLVINRCRKPADADILVPGDTISLIGTTSEHVDYDQIDNLQVTEREVDLLLKEGEKLAPIMANTRVLRAYAGVRPLVSVDDDGSGRNISRGIVLLDHEARDGLKGLTTITGGKLMTYRLMAEWATDMVAQKLGHSAPCETHIKPLPGANGMPKQAKKTASLAKPVYESAIYRHGERAEQFLADNPESQAVICECEMVTAGEIEYAISQLDVKNLIDLRRRTRLGMGPCQGELCSYRAAALFSEYTEMDGCESGALLTDFLEERWKGIKPIFWGNALREAEFSYWIYQGLLGVGEQPVMDTDPQQEERQ; encoded by the coding sequence ATGGTGGTTGCCCGAAGGTTGGAAACAGATGTCGTTATTATCGGTGGTGGTGCGACAGGCACTGGCATCGTGCGTGATTGCGCGTTACGTGGTATCGACTGTATTTTACTCGAACGGGATGATATTGCTTCCGGGACGACGGGGCGAAATCATGGTTTATTACATTCGGGCGCGCGTTATGCGGTGACTGACCCTGAATCCGCAAAAGAATGTATTCAGGAAAATCGAATCCTCAGGCGGATCGCCAAACACTGTGTCGAACCGACCAACGGTTTGTTTGTCACATTACCGGAAGACGATTTGGCTTATCAGGATACATTCATTAAGGCTTGTGGCGTTGCCGGTATTGAAACGACGCGTTTAAGTGCCAAAGAAGCGCTGGTTTTAGAGCCGCATGTTAACCCACAGTTGCTTGGTGCCGTCAAAGTGCCTGACGGCACATTAGATCCTTTTCGGTTGTGTAGTGCGAACATTCTGGACGCGAAAGAACATGGTGCGCGTGTATTAAATCGTACATGGGTACAAGGCCTGATTCGTCAGGGGGATACTGTGCTTGGCGTTCGGGCCTGGCGTTCAGATACCCGTGAACATCTTGAAATCTATGCCAAAGAGGTGATCAATGCCGCTGGTATCTGGGGGCAAAACATTTGTGAGTATGCGGATCTGAAGATTCGCATGTTTCCTGCCAAAGGGTCTTTGCTGATTCTGGATTACCGGATTAATAACCTGGTGATTAATCGCTGCCGCAAACCGGCCGATGCCGATATTCTGGTGCCCGGAGATACCATATCTTTAATCGGTACGACCTCTGAACATGTGGATTATGACCAGATAGACAATTTGCAAGTGACTGAACGTGAAGTTGACTTACTGCTCAAAGAAGGGGAAAAGCTCGCCCCGATTATGGCCAATACGCGGGTCCTCCGGGCATATGCCGGTGTCCGGCCGTTAGTTTCTGTTGATGATGATGGTAGCGGCCGCAATATCAGCCGGGGGATCGTTTTACTGGATCATGAAGCGCGGGATGGCCTGAAAGGGCTAACGACGATTACCGGTGGTAAGCTTATGACTTATCGTCTCATGGCGGAGTGGGCAACTGATATGGTCGCGCAAAAACTGGGTCATTCCGCACCGTGTGAAACCCATATCAAACCGCTGCCGGGAGCCAACGGCATGCCGAAGCAGGCGAAAAAAACAGCCAGTCTCGCCAAACCCGTTTATGAATCGGCAATTTACCGTCACGGTGAACGCGCGGAACAATTTTTAGCCGACAACCCTGAAAGTCAGGCGGTGATCTGTGAGTGTGAAATGGTGACAGCCGGTGAAATCGAATATGCGATTTCACAGTTGGATGTCAAAAACCTGATTGATCTCAGGCGTCGGACTCGTTTAGGGATGGGCCCCTGTCAGGGTGAATTGTGTAGTTATCGGGCTGCGGCGCTGTTTTCAGAATACACTGAGATGGATGGTTGTGAATCCGGTGCCTTGTTGACCGACTTTCTGGAAGAACGCTGGAAAGGCATTAAACCGATCTTCTGGGGCAATGCGTTACGGGAAGCGGAGTTCAGTTACTGGATCTATCAGGGATTGCTTGGCGTGGGAGAGCAACCGGTGATGGACACAGATCCGCAGCAGGAGGAACGCCAATGA
- a CDS encoding MIP/aquaporin family protein, whose amino-acid sequence MARTKQHTLLGECIAEFIGTGLLIFFGVGCVAALVLTGASYGQWEISIIWGLGVSIAIYCTAGVSGAHINPAVTIALAAFHGFNKAKVLPYIASQILGAFCAAALIYALYSNLFANYEVTHDMLRSSQAALATAGIFSTYPNASLSFFGAVAVEFTITAVLMFGILALGDENNGAHRNAMNPLLIGILIAVIGSSLGPLTGFAMNPARDFGPKLFAYLAGWDFALTGGKDIPYFIVPIVGPIAGACFGAWAYPKFIATYLPTVGVGCTIPNQCDTKDNTEAHI is encoded by the coding sequence ATGGCTCGAACAAAACAACATACCCTACTAGGGGAATGCATCGCTGAATTTATCGGAACAGGGTTACTGATATTTTTTGGTGTTGGCTGTGTGGCAGCGCTGGTTCTCACCGGAGCGTCATATGGGCAATGGGAAATCAGTATCATTTGGGGGCTCGGCGTGTCGATTGCAATCTATTGCACGGCAGGTGTCTCCGGCGCACATATCAACCCTGCAGTAACGATTGCTCTGGCAGCATTCCACGGTTTTAACAAAGCAAAAGTACTGCCTTACATCGCATCACAAATCCTCGGTGCATTTTGCGCTGCGGCATTAATTTACGCGTTGTATAGCAACCTATTCGCCAACTATGAAGTCACCCATGACATGCTGCGCAGCAGTCAGGCGGCACTCGCAACAGCCGGTATTTTCTCAACTTACCCGAATGCATCATTATCCTTCTTTGGTGCCGTGGCCGTTGAATTTACCATCACTGCGGTACTGATGTTTGGGATTCTGGCGCTCGGTGATGAAAATAACGGCGCACACAGAAACGCGATGAACCCACTGTTGATCGGGATACTCATTGCCGTCATCGGGAGCTCATTAGGGCCATTGACCGGTTTTGCCATGAACCCCGCCCGGGATTTCGGCCCCAAACTGTTCGCTTATCTGGCTGGTTGGGACTTTGCCTTGACTGGCGGTAAGGATATCCCCTATTTTATTGTGCCGATCGTCGGACCGATTGCCGGTGCGTGCTTCGGTGCCTGGGCTTATCCTAAATTCATCGCGACATACTTGCCGACCGTCGGCGTCGGTTGCACCATCCCGAACCAATGTGACACCAAAGACAATACAGAGGCGCATATTTAA
- the glpK gene encoding glycerol kinase GlpK yields the protein MTEQKYVVALDQGTTSSRAVVLDHDANIVSVSQREFTQIYPEAGWVEHDPMEIYATQSSTLIEAISKAGIRSDEVAAIGITNQRETTIVWNKETGKPVYNAIVWQCRRTAEICETLKARGLESYIRENTGLLLDPYFSGTKIKWILDNVEGAREDAEAGKLLFGTVDTWLVWKMTQGRVHVTDYTNASRTMLFNINTLQWDEKILQEFGIPLSMMPEVKKSSEVYGQTNIGGKGGTRIPIAGIAGDQQAALYGQMCVQAGQAKNTYGTGCFLLMNTGQEKVTSSNGLLTTLACGPNGEPAYALEGAVFMGGAAIQWLRDELKLISDARDSEYFATKEDTANGVYVVPAFTGLGAPYWDAYARGTIVGLTRGVNSNHIIRATLESVAYQTRDVLDAMQADSGIQLAGLRVDGGAVANNFLMQFQSDVLDTQVLRPKVTEVTALGAAYLAGIAVGFWDSLDELKNKAEIDRTFSPHHDEEKRQRRYKGWKRAVKCAQTWAEMHNEE from the coding sequence ATGACTGAGCAAAAATACGTAGTCGCCCTTGATCAAGGGACAACAAGCTCAAGGGCCGTCGTACTTGACCATGATGCCAATATCGTCAGTGTATCTCAGCGTGAATTTACTCAAATTTATCCCGAAGCCGGTTGGGTCGAGCATGACCCGATGGAAATCTATGCAACCCAGAGCTCAACATTAATCGAAGCCATTAGTAAGGCTGGGATTCGTAGTGATGAAGTGGCAGCAATCGGGATTACCAACCAACGTGAAACAACGATCGTCTGGAATAAAGAAACCGGTAAACCGGTCTACAATGCCATTGTCTGGCAATGTCGCCGTACCGCAGAGATCTGTGAAACCCTCAAGGCACGCGGACTGGAATCATACATTCGGGAAAACACCGGGCTATTATTAGACCCTTATTTCTCCGGAACAAAAATCAAATGGATTCTGGATAATGTCGAAGGTGCCCGTGAAGATGCCGAAGCCGGCAAATTGTTGTTCGGGACCGTGGATACTTGGCTGGTGTGGAAAATGACACAAGGTCGCGTCCATGTCACAGACTACACCAACGCCTCACGGACGATGCTGTTCAACATCAATACCTTGCAATGGGATGAGAAAATTCTGCAAGAATTCGGCATTCCGCTTTCCATGATGCCGGAAGTTAAAAAATCTTCGGAAGTCTACGGTCAAACCAACATTGGTGGTAAAGGGGGAACGCGTATTCCAATCGCCGGGATTGCCGGAGACCAGCAAGCCGCGCTGTACGGGCAAATGTGTGTTCAGGCAGGACAGGCAAAAAATACCTATGGTACCGGCTGCTTCCTGTTGATGAACACCGGACAGGAAAAAGTCACCTCCAGTAATGGTCTGCTGACCACACTGGCCTGTGGCCCGAATGGCGAACCGGCTTACGCACTCGAAGGTGCCGTCTTTATGGGTGGTGCGGCAATTCAGTGGCTCAGAGATGAACTGAAACTGATCTCCGATGCGAGAGATTCCGAATATTTTGCGACCAAAGAAGATACCGCAAACGGGGTTTACGTGGTGCCGGCATTTACCGGTTTAGGCGCGCCATATTGGGATGCTTATGCACGCGGTACCATTGTCGGCCTGACCCGGGGCGTCAATTCAAACCATATCATTCGTGCAACACTTGAAAGTGTCGCCTATCAGACTCGGGACGTGCTGGATGCCATGCAAGCGGACTCCGGTATTCAACTGGCAGGGCTAAGAGTTGATGGCGGCGCGGTTGCCAATAACTTCCTGATGCAGTTCCAGTCTGATGTGCTGGATACGCAGGTACTTCGTCCGAAAGTCACCGAAGTGACCGCTTTGGGCGCGGCCTACCTTGCCGGTATTGCCGTCGGTTTCTGGGATAGCTTAGACGAGCTCAAAAACAAAGCCGAGATTGATCGCACTTTCTCACCACATCATGATGAAGAAAAGCGGCAACGTCGTTATAAAGGCTGGAAACGCGCAGTCAAATGTGCACAAACCTGGGCTGAAATGCATAACGAAGAGTAA
- the fecE gene encoding Fe(3+) dicitrate ABC transporter ATP-binding protein FecE, with protein sequence MGLKTENLDVGYGETPIVQQVNLQILSGKITALLGPNGCGKSTLLKALVRLLAPQSGMVQWQGKDIRDYSSQAMARVLSLLPQSQEVPEGILVRDVVGYGRSPYTGFWGQLTQTDQHQVELAMQLTGVTAFAERKIAELSGGQCQRVWLAMTLAQDTDYVFLDEPTTYLDLNHQVELMKLMRLLNHEGKTLVTVLHDINQACRYCDHLIVMNGGRVVAQGAPEEILTTQLLADVFALDAEVHRDPIAGTPMCVVK encoded by the coding sequence ATGGGACTGAAGACAGAGAATCTTGATGTCGGATACGGTGAAACACCGATTGTTCAGCAGGTGAACCTACAGATTTTATCAGGGAAAATCACCGCTTTGCTCGGGCCCAATGGGTGCGGGAAATCAACCCTGCTGAAAGCGTTAGTGCGTCTTCTCGCCCCGCAGTCAGGCATGGTTCAGTGGCAGGGCAAAGATATTCGGGATTACTCATCACAGGCGATGGCTCGGGTGCTATCGCTATTGCCTCAGTCTCAGGAAGTGCCAGAGGGGATTCTGGTCCGCGATGTGGTCGGTTATGGCCGGAGCCCTTATACCGGTTTTTGGGGACAGTTAACCCAGACCGATCAGCATCAAGTCGAATTGGCCATGCAATTGACGGGGGTGACGGCATTTGCCGAACGGAAAATCGCGGAGCTGTCCGGTGGTCAGTGTCAACGGGTCTGGCTTGCGATGACGCTGGCGCAGGATACCGACTATGTTTTTCTCGACGAGCCGACAACCTATCTTGATTTGAACCATCAGGTTGAGCTGATGAAACTGATGCGCCTCTTGAATCATGAAGGAAAAACATTAGTAACGGTCCTGCATGATATCAATCAGGCTTGTCGTTATTGTGATCATCTGATTGTGATGAATGGCGGGCGGGTTGTCGCTCAGGGGGCGCCGGAGGAAATACTGACCACACAATTGCTGGCGGATGTCTTTGCGCTGGATGCTGAAGTTCATCGCGATCCGATCGCCGGCACGCCGATGTGTGTGGTCAAGTAG
- the fecD gene encoding Fe(3+) dicitrate ABC transporter permease subunit FecD has product MNHGLKMPLILSGLIVVSFLASLKYGAVDLSWTQLWQGLHNQGAFAFTIYDYRFPRAIVAILVGAMLATAGVLIQGVIRNPLASPDILGVSHGAGLAAVVMMTLFPAVSVLWLPWVALVGGIVSALILALLVRGNLAPVKLAITGVALAAFYGSAIDFIMLIHPLDINNALLWLTGSLWGRSWEQIQLLLPWCVLLPVVLGLSHPLNILVLGEQRATSLGVTVKLTRLIALAIAVGWTSAAVAICGPISFLGLIAPHLARQLVGGKHQILLPTGMLVGALILLVADFVSRVIDPPIELPAGILTAAIGAPYFLYLLVKMR; this is encoded by the coding sequence ATGAATCATGGATTGAAGATGCCGTTGATCCTGAGTGGGCTGATTGTCGTCAGTTTTTTAGCGAGTCTGAAATACGGGGCGGTTGATCTGAGCTGGACGCAGTTATGGCAAGGATTACACAATCAAGGTGCCTTTGCTTTTACGATTTATGACTACCGTTTTCCGCGCGCGATTGTGGCAATTCTGGTCGGGGCGATGCTGGCAACGGCCGGTGTCTTGATCCAAGGTGTGATTCGCAATCCGCTCGCATCGCCCGATATTCTGGGTGTCAGTCATGGTGCGGGGTTAGCGGCCGTCGTGATGATGACGCTGTTTCCGGCAGTCTCGGTCTTATGGCTGCCGTGGGTTGCACTGGTCGGGGGGATTGTTTCGGCCTTGATTCTGGCATTGCTGGTACGAGGCAATCTGGCACCGGTGAAACTGGCGATTACCGGTGTGGCACTCGCAGCTTTTTATGGCAGTGCGATTGATTTCATCATGCTGATTCATCCGCTGGATATTAACAACGCCTTACTCTGGCTGACCGGCAGTCTCTGGGGACGCAGTTGGGAGCAGATTCAGCTCTTGTTACCGTGGTGTGTACTTCTGCCTGTGGTACTGGGGTTAAGTCATCCACTCAATATTTTGGTATTAGGCGAGCAGCGGGCGACCAGTCTGGGAGTGACCGTCAAGCTGACCCGATTGATTGCGCTGGCAATTGCGGTGGGGTGGACTTCGGCTGCGGTCGCGATTTGCGGGCCGATTAGCTTTTTGGGGTTGATCGCCCCTCATTTGGCGCGTCAACTGGTCGGCGGTAAGCATCAAATTTTGCTGCCGACAGGCATGTTGGTCGGTGCCTTGATCTTACTGGTTGCAGATTTCGTTTCTCGGGTGATTGATCCGCCGATTGAACTGCCGGCCGGGATCCTCACCGCTGCAATCGGGGCGCCTTACTTTTTGTATTTATTAGTCAAAATGAGATAA
- a CDS encoding iron chelate uptake ABC transporter family permease subunit, giving the protein MSRPSPTIRPSATHTRMIRITLLLCLSGLVVLLAWWGLWAFSAIPMSLSTPYNAFFSSQPPGIAETVIVEIRLPRVIEAILVGAGLAVAGLLMQTLTRNPLASPSLFGVNAGAALGVALTSTLFLQQAYLSQPIAAIVGGALAWTIVVVLGGAWRTGAERKQLVLAGIAVSALCAAMTKALVILVEDQATGVMTWLAGSFASVSWQQVVLSWPPLLLALLMAWALAPKLNLFALGDERVQSLGVRLTWIRAFTGLLVFIIVGVCVSAVGSIAFVGLIVPHMARKLFGYDLRWLVPGTALVGAMLTLSADMFSRWVIFPSETPAGAVLALMGAPCFIYLVRKER; this is encoded by the coding sequence ATGAGTCGTCCCTCGCCAACCATTCGTCCCAGCGCGACGCACACCCGGATGATACGTATCACGCTGCTCTTGTGTCTGAGTGGATTGGTGGTGTTGCTCGCGTGGTGGGGGTTGTGGGCTTTTTCTGCCATTCCGATGTCGCTCAGTACACCTTATAATGCCTTTTTTTCCTCTCAACCCCCGGGGATTGCCGAAACGGTCATTGTTGAGATCCGCCTTCCCAGAGTGATTGAAGCGATTTTGGTGGGTGCCGGGCTGGCCGTTGCCGGGCTGTTAATGCAGACGCTGACCCGTAATCCGCTCGCATCACCCAGTTTATTTGGCGTCAATGCCGGTGCAGCTTTGGGTGTTGCACTGACATCAACCCTGTTTTTACAACAAGCCTATCTTAGCCAGCCGATTGCTGCGATTGTCGGCGGGGCACTGGCGTGGACAATTGTGGTGGTGCTCGGGGGCGCATGGCGCACCGGAGCCGAGCGTAAACAGCTGGTTTTGGCTGGTATTGCCGTCTCTGCGTTGTGCGCAGCGATGACCAAAGCGCTGGTGATCTTGGTTGAAGATCAGGCCACAGGGGTGATGACGTGGCTTGCCGGTTCTTTTGCCAGTGTGAGCTGGCAACAGGTCGTTTTGAGCTGGCCGCCGTTATTGCTTGCTTTGCTGATGGCATGGGCTTTGGCGCCTAAGTTGAATTTATTTGCTCTGGGGGATGAGCGGGTCCAAAGCCTCGGTGTTCGTTTGACATGGATTCGCGCATTCACCGGACTATTGGTTTTTATCATCGTCGGGGTGTGTGTCAGTGCCGTGGGTTCGATTGCGTTTGTCGGCTTGATCGTGCCGCATATGGCGCGGAAATTATTTGGCTATGATCTGCGTTGGTTGGTGCCGGGCACCGCTTTGGTCGGGGCGATGCTGACGTTAAGTGCCGATATGTTTAGTCGCTGGGTGATTTTCCCCTCAGAAACACCGGCGGGTGCCGTGCTGGCACTGATGGGCGCGCCTTGTTTTATCTATCTGGTCAGGAAAGAACGATGA
- a CDS encoding Fe(3+) dicitrate ABC transporter substrate-binding protein: MLKGSMRRIALLLLLLCGVSTSVLAVTVQDQRGTFSIDYIPKRIVVLEFSFADALAAVHVSPVGIADDKDAERLLPAVRAQFSDWVSVGTRSQPSLEMIAALQPDLIIADADRHAAVYDDLAKIAPTLMLHSRRETYADNLAAAAVIGTVVGKAQAMQQRLALHQQRMAEYRQQLHALQGKTLLFGVARENAFHAHGNDSYAGGVAQALGFKSPPALYNDRASHQIGLEQLLAINPDYLVVGDYTPNSIIRRWKKQPLWQMLGAVRAHHVISVSGNLWSRCRGILAAEYMAKDLLQLVSPSS; encoded by the coding sequence ATGCTGAAAGGCTCTATGCGACGTATTGCTTTGCTACTCTTGTTATTGTGCGGGGTTTCGACATCGGTTCTGGCGGTGACGGTTCAGGATCAACGGGGCACATTTTCAATCGATTATATTCCGAAGCGAATTGTTGTCTTGGAGTTCTCTTTTGCAGATGCACTGGCGGCTGTCCATGTCAGCCCTGTCGGGATTGCCGATGATAAAGATGCCGAGCGTCTGTTACCGGCTGTCCGGGCGCAGTTTTCCGACTGGGTTTCGGTGGGAACGCGTTCTCAACCGTCACTGGAGATGATTGCCGCGCTGCAACCGGATCTGATCATTGCTGATGCGGATCGTCATGCGGCTGTGTATGATGATTTGGCGAAAATTGCGCCGACACTGATGCTCCACTCGCGTCGGGAGACCTATGCCGATAATCTGGCTGCCGCTGCTGTCATTGGCACCGTTGTCGGCAAAGCACAGGCAATGCAGCAACGACTCGCTTTACATCAACAACGGATGGCTGAATATCGTCAGCAGTTGCACGCTTTACAGGGTAAAACGTTGTTGTTTGGTGTCGCGCGGGAAAATGCTTTTCATGCGCATGGCAATGATTCATATGCGGGCGGGGTGGCTCAGGCATTAGGATTTAAGTCGCCCCCGGCATTATATAATGATCGTGCCAGTCACCAGATTGGACTGGAACAGCTGTTAGCAATCAATCCGGACTATCTCGTCGTCGGTGACTATACCCCGAACAGTATTATCCGGCGGTGGAAAAAGCAGCCTTTGTGGCAGATGTTAGGGGCTGTTCGGGCGCATCATGTGATTTCCGTGAGTGGTAACCTTTGGTCAAGATGTCGGGGAATTCTGGCGGCTGAATATATGGCAAAAGACTTACTTCAGTTGGTGTCGCCATCGTCATGA
- a CDS encoding TonB-dependent siderophore receptor, translating into MIHAKHNNQTPTSSPLGKKTPLALMIALSFSAAAVASDDTKTTSADATMTVHGRALSLYRAEETSLATKTPTAIDDTPQSIQVLPRQLIEDQAARQITDLYRSMSGVSQYNYSYVTFRGFRQDHVLYDSVRGDPFEGLSIPQLFNIERVEVLKGPAAAVMGSGEPGGTINYTTKKPTYATKRHVAVTGGNQDFTSAQMALSGSANADQSQRYRLGIYQDHENPYRKNTDTRNRIIDLGYEWDAGADTTIGLQYINVTQHIGGGRIRGIPTDDDGNFLAAASWNANDASDYHDLEAQVYQVRVNHNINDWLSGDVTLRYFENEDTQKYHESRSLKDTNGDGINDTVTREYRDQLRTNKAGSVTANLVAQLEQHTLLFGADYYRLDNEFTYYRAQRKDGVSDRSLTNPDYTPDDVSSYKSSLSKHTDSREERYGAYLQDQWQITDAWNVLSGVRLDGYRDKVVDLKKETQEQYTGTGFSYRIGSTYKINAQFHPYAVIATGFVPQAAASQASDNGGPFDPEESLMYETGVRTYLFDNRVNMNVALYHITKENVLQTDPNDSDKQVAYGKVRSQGIEVDILADLTENWVANLSYAYNDTLVKQGYGEFSNRTVGKRFANAPHNQLGLWTRYHFPAIDSSIGFGADYVSEQLTQDAQKVKPFTVYDMSWQTLWHDWKFQLNVKNLFDKSYAVSGFTEATGSFVGERRRVYLQADYSF; encoded by the coding sequence ATGATTCATGCCAAACACAATAATCAAACGCCGACATCTTCTCCTTTAGGTAAAAAAACACCTTTAGCGTTGATGATCGCGCTCAGCTTTTCTGCCGCAGCAGTGGCAAGTGACGACACCAAGACAACTTCTGCCGATGCAACCATGACTGTCCACGGACGGGCACTGTCTCTTTATCGTGCTGAAGAAACCTCTCTGGCGACGAAAACCCCGACCGCGATTGATGATACACCGCAGTCGATTCAGGTGCTGCCCCGCCAGTTGATCGAGGATCAGGCCGCACGGCAGATTACCGATTTGTACCGCTCAATGAGCGGTGTCAGCCAATACAACTATTCTTATGTGACGTTCCGGGGCTTCCGTCAGGACCACGTACTGTATGACAGTGTGCGCGGCGACCCGTTTGAAGGGTTGTCGATTCCACAGTTATTTAATATTGAGCGGGTTGAAGTGCTCAAAGGCCCTGCGGCAGCGGTGATGGGCAGTGGTGAACCGGGTGGCACCATCAACTATACAACTAAAAAGCCAACATACGCGACTAAACGCCATGTCGCTGTAACCGGTGGTAATCAAGATTTTACCAGTGCTCAGATGGCGTTATCCGGCTCTGCCAATGCCGATCAGTCGCAGCGTTATCGTCTCGGTATTTATCAAGATCATGAAAATCCTTATCGTAAAAATACCGACACCCGTAACCGCATTATCGATTTAGGTTATGAGTGGGATGCCGGAGCCGATACCACGATTGGTCTGCAATATATCAATGTGACTCAGCATATCGGCGGGGGACGAATCCGCGGGATTCCGACCGATGATGACGGTAACTTTTTAGCCGCTGCATCATGGAATGCCAATGATGCCAGCGATTACCATGATCTGGAGGCGCAAGTCTATCAGGTGCGTGTGAATCATAATATCAATGACTGGCTCTCCGGTGATGTGACTTTGCGTTATTTTGAAAATGAAGATACGCAAAAATACCATGAATCACGCTCGTTGAAAGATACGAACGGTGACGGTATCAATGATACGGTTACCCGTGAATATCGCGATCAGTTGCGAACCAATAAAGCGGGCTCTGTGACCGCGAATCTGGTGGCACAGCTGGAACAACATACGCTGCTGTTCGGGGCTGATTATTATCGGCTCGACAATGAATTTACCTATTACCGTGCGCAGCGTAAAGATGGTGTTTCCGACCGGAGTTTGACTAATCCGGATTACACGCCGGACGATGTCTCATCATATAAAAGCTCCCTTTCCAAGCATACCGACTCACGTGAAGAGCGGTACGGGGCGTACCTTCAGGATCAATGGCAAATTACCGATGCATGGAATGTGCTGTCAGGTGTTCGGCTTGACGGTTACCGCGATAAAGTGGTTGATTTGAAGAAAGAGACGCAAGAACAGTACACCGGAACAGGGTTCTCTTACCGGATCGGCTCTACCTATAAGATCAACGCACAATTCCACCCTTATGCGGTGATTGCAACCGGTTTTGTTCCTCAGGCTGCGGCATCTCAGGCGTCCGATAATGGCGGGCCGTTCGATCCGGAAGAGAGTTTGATGTATGAGACCGGGGTGAGAACGTACCTGTTTGATAATCGGGTCAATATGAATGTGGCGCTCTACCACATTACCAAGGAAAACGTCCTGCAAACCGATCCGAATGACAGTGATAAGCAGGTGGCGTATGGCAAGGTTCGTAGTCAGGGGATCGAAGTGGATATCTTGGCTGACTTAACGGAAAACTGGGTTGCGAACCTGTCTTACGCGTATAACGATACGTTGGTTAAGCAGGGATATGGTGAGTTTTCTAACCGGACGGTCGGCAAACGTTTTGCCAACGCACCGCATAACCAATTGGGTTTATGGACGCGCTATCATTTCCCTGCGATTGATTCCTCCATCGGGTTCGGGGCGGATTATGTCAGTGAACAGCTCACCCAAGATGCGCAAAAAGTGAAGCCGTTCACGGTGTACGATATGTCATGGCAGACCTTGTGGCATGACTGGAAGTTCCAGCTGAATGTGAAAAACTTGTTTGATAAATCCTATGCGGTCAGTGGTTTCACTGAGGCAACCGGCTCGTTTGTCGGTGAGCGGCGTCGTGTTTATTTACAAGCAGATTATTCATTCTGA
- a CDS encoding SH3 domain-containing protein, whose protein sequence is MAQNDDFFSQLKDIVEQGDVDIDSDVRNELEQTIFQGKSVDSLSEKALNTIIWLLKNFFLPFFVSCIATAYMERADLIRDYFSNVSSSREIKSEIRKQTFGNDTKTLRVIIGNNLNLREGPAKKHTSFGTLHLGDVVEVIDNTDKSWIYVRVVLDDEVLTGWVFRRYTKKLNYLTK, encoded by the coding sequence ATAGCTCAAAATGATGACTTTTTCAGCCAACTTAAAGACATTGTTGAACAAGGTGATGTTGATATCGATTCCGATGTCAGAAACGAGCTAGAACAAACCATATTTCAAGGGAAAAGTGTCGATAGTCTTTCCGAAAAGGCATTGAACACAATAATTTGGTTACTTAAAAATTTCTTTTTACCTTTTTTTGTTTCATGTATCGCCACCGCATATATGGAAAGAGCTGATTTGATCAGAGATTATTTTTCGAATGTTAGCTCAAGTAGAGAGATAAAGAGTGAAATTCGTAAGCAGACATTCGGCAACGATACAAAAACTCTCAGGGTCATAATCGGTAACAACCTCAATCTTCGAGAAGGACCGGCCAAAAAGCATACCTCATTCGGTACATTGCATCTTGGTGACGTTGTTGAAGTAATAGATAACACTGATAAAAGTTGGATTTATGTGCGTGTTGTGTTGGATGACGAAGTACTTACAGGTTGGGTATTCAGAAGATATACTAAGAAGCTAAATTATCTGACTAAATAG